CTGATGGGAGAGGGCGGGGACTGTCTCCAGGCCCTGCCGTGGTTCTGCGGGCCTGGTGAGGCTGTCGTCAGGCGCGCAGCGTCCGGCGACGCGCCGGCGGCAGCCTTCCCACGTCATGCGGTGGTGAACGAAAGGACTGCGACCACAGCCCCCACTCCCGTCAACGCTCCAACCCCGCTGTCCCCGGAGGGGCTTCAGGCCCCTTTGGGGACCGCGGCGTCGGTGTCGGTCCCCACGGCCTCGGCGATCGTGGCGTAGCCCGCCTCGCGCACCAGCCGGGCCAGGCCCTTGTGGATGCGGCGCGGCCAGAGCGGCCCGCCGTAGACGAGGCCGGTGTAGCCCTGGACCAGGGTGGCGCCGGCGCGGATCCGCTCCCAGGCGTCCTGCGGGGTCTCGACGCCGCCCACGGCGATCAGCAGCAGACGGTCGCCCACACGGGCGCGCAGCCGCTTGAGGACCTCCAGCGAGCGGCGCTTCAGCGGCGCCCCCGACAGGCCGCCGGCCCCGGCCGCCTCGACCTGCTCCGGCCCCGTGGCCAGCCCGGCGCGCGAGACCGTGGTGTTGGTGGCGATGATGCCGTGCAGCCCCAGTTCGAGTGCGAGGTCGGCGACCGCGTCGACGTCGGTGTCGGCGAGGTCCGGGGCGATCTTCACCAGGAGCGGCAGCTCCGGACGCCCGGCCTCGTCCAGCGTCCGGCGCACGGCCGCGAGCAGCGGGCGCAGGTGCTGCACCGCCTGCAGGTCGCGCAGCCCCGGCGTGTTGGGCGAACTGACGTTCACCGCGATGTAGTCGGCGACGTCGGCGAAGCGGCGGGCACTGGTGACGTAGTCCTGCACGGCCTCCGACTCCGGCACGACCTTGGTCTTGCCGATGTTGGCGCCGATGATGAGCCGGCGCCGGTGCCGCGCCCGCTGTTCGCGCAGCCGCTCCGCCACCGCGGCCGAGCCGTCGTTGTTGAACCCCATCCGGTTGACGATGGCGCGGTCGGGCGGCAGCCGGAACAGCCTCGGCTTCGGGTTGCCCGGCTGGGGCCGGGCGGTGACGGTGCCGATCTCGACGTGGCTGAAGCCGAGCGCGGCGAGCCCCGCGGCCCCTTCGGCGTTCTTGTCGAAGCCCGCGGCCAGGCCCAGCGGACCGCCGAACTCGCGGCCGAGCGCGGTGGTCCGCAGCTCCGGTTCGCGCGGGCCGAGCACCGCGCGCATCGCCCCGGCCGCGCCGGGCACCGCGCTGACGCCGCGCAGCGCGGCGAAGCTCAGGCGGTGGATCCGCTCGGGGTCGGTGCGCCGCAGGACGGCATGGAAGAGCAGCTGGTAGAGCACGTGCGTCGTTATCCTTCTGTGCCGCGGTCGCGTTCGGCGAGGTAGCGTTCGAGTTCCGCGCCGAGCTCGTCGGCGGTGGGCAGCGCCGACTCGTCCCCGGTCAGCAGCGATTCGGTGTCGGCGAGGCCGTCGCCGGCCTCCCGCGACGAGATGAAGTCGTCGTACTGCTGCTCCAGGTTGTGCACCACGCGCTGGACCTCCTCGGAGGCCGCCACCTGCTGTTCGATCTCGGTGTCGGTGCCCTCCGCCTCCTCGGCGAGCCGGTCGGTGGGCAGCGCCAGCCCGGTGGCCCCCGAGACGTACTCCAGCACGGCGATCGCCGCCCGCGGGTACTCCGACTGGGCGAGGTAGCTCGGCACGTGCACGGCGTAGCCGATGAAGTCGTGCCCGGCCTGGCCCAGCCGGTACTCCAGCAGCGAGGCCGCGCTGCCCGGCACCTGGACGCGGTCGATCCACGGCGTGTGCGCGGCGACGAGGTCGGGGCGGGTGGCGTGCGCGGTGACGGTGACCGGCCGGGTGTGCGGCACCGCCATGGGGACGCCGTGGAAGCCGACCGTGAGACCCACCGAGAAGCGGTCGATGAGCTGGCGCACCGCCGCGGCGAACGCCTCCCACTCCCGGTCCGGCTCCAAGCCGTTGAGCAGCAGGAACGGAGTGCCCTCCGCGTCGTGCAGCAGGTAGAGCGCGAGTTTGGGGTCGGTGTAGTCGGTCCAGGCGTTCTCGACGAACGTCATGACCGGCCGACGGGAGCGGTAGTCCAGGAGCGCGTCGATGTCGAAGGCCGCGACCTCGCGGGCCTCGAAGCTCTCGAAGAGGTCCCCCACCGCCTGGCGGCCGGCCGCGCCGGCGTCCACGAACCCGTCGAGACCGATCAGCAGGACCGGTTCGGCGAGCTCGGGAGGGTCGGGACGAAGCTCGTAGAGATCAGCGGGATCTCGCACCTGGACAGGTCTCCATTCTCACACCGCGCGTTCGGGGAGGGGCGCGTGCCGTCGGACGGGAGAGGGTCTGCGCCGTCCGGACCTGCGGCGCGGCACACCACCCACCGGATCACTTTTCAGGATAGCGACCCGGACGGACATACCCGCCCTTCCCCGGTGCCCGGCGGAAGAGCCCCAGATCGCTGATGGGAGTTGGAAGGCTGTGGCCGCAGCCCTCCCGTTCGCCACCGCATGACCCGGGAAGGCTGCCGTCAGCGCCGGCGCGCTGACAACAGCCCCACCAGGCCCGCACGGGCTCGGCAGGACCTGGAGACAGTCCCAGCCCTCCCCCGGCACAACACGATTCACCGAAACAACGACTCGGCACACTGGCTCCGGCGCAACTCGCGCACGCGCAGGGTGCGCAGGCGGTTGAGCGACGCCGCGATCTCGTACCGGCGGGGCAGGGCGTAGTCGCCCGCGTATCCGCGGCCCAGCGCGGTGACGCCGGCCGAGCCGAGGCGGGCGTCGAGTTCGTCGAGCGACTCGGCCAGGGTGCGCCGCCCGTCGAGCAGGCCCTCCTCGGCGAGGGTGCGCAGGGCCAGGCCGACGCCGATGACCTGGCTCGGGTCCACCAGTTGGGCGAGGTTGCGGACGTCGATGTCGCTCTCCCCGAACGTCAGCACGTCCATGTCCCTGCGCTTGATCCTGGCGCGGCCGCGCGCGGTGGCGTCGACCGAGCGGGGGTCGACGACCCGCTGCGCCGGAACGCCGAAGTCGGCGTCGATCCGGTCGGCGGCGAGCGCGCGCGCTCGCTCGGTGACGTCGTAGGGCCGGTAGCCGTCGAGCATGATGACGTGGTCGGCGACGTCGAAGTAGTCGCCACTGCCGCCCATCACCAGCACCGTCGACACCGCATGCTCGCGGTGCAGCGGGCGGACCAGGTCCACGAACGGTGTCAGCGGTTCGCGGTCGCCGTGCACCAGCGCCTGCATGCGCGCGTCGCGGATCATCAGGTTGGTGGCCGTGGTGTCCTCGTCGACCAGGAGCGCGGCCGATCCGGCCTCCAGCGCCTCGGCGATGTTGGCCGCCTGCGAGGTGGAGCCCGACGCGTTCTCGGTGGAGAAGTCGCCGGTGTCGGCGCCGGTGGGCAGGTTGCGCACGAACGCGCCGACGTCGGTGCGCTCGACCCGCCGTCCCTCCTCCGCGCGGATCTTCACCGCGTCGGCGCGGGTGACGACGCACTCCCTGCCGTCGCCGGGCACGTGGTCGTAGACCCCGCGCTCCAGCGCGTGCAGCAGCGTGGACTTGCCGTGGAAGCCGCCGCCGACGATCAGCGTGATGCCCTCGGGGACGCCCAGCCCGCTGACCTCG
This sequence is a window from Spinactinospora alkalitolerans. Protein-coding genes within it:
- a CDS encoding proteasome assembly chaperone family protein; amino-acid sequence: MRDPADLYELRPDPPELAEPVLLIGLDGFVDAGAAGRQAVGDLFESFEAREVAAFDIDALLDYRSRRPVMTFVENAWTDYTDPKLALYLLHDAEGTPFLLLNGLEPDREWEAFAAAVRQLIDRFSVGLTVGFHGVPMAVPHTRPVTVTAHATRPDLVAAHTPWIDRVQVPGSAASLLEYRLGQAGHDFIGYAVHVPSYLAQSEYPRAAIAVLEYVSGATGLALPTDRLAEEAEGTDTEIEQQVAASEEVQRVVHNLEQQYDDFISSREAGDGLADTESLLTGDESALPTADELGAELERYLAERDRGTEG
- a CDS encoding quinone-dependent dihydroorotate dehydrogenase — encoded protein: MLYQLLFHAVLRRTDPERIHRLSFAALRGVSAVPGAAGAMRAVLGPREPELRTTALGREFGGPLGLAAGFDKNAEGAAGLAALGFSHVEIGTVTARPQPGNPKPRLFRLPPDRAIVNRMGFNNDGSAAVAERLREQRARHRRRLIIGANIGKTKVVPESEAVQDYVTSARRFADVADYIAVNVSSPNTPGLRDLQAVQHLRPLLAAVRRTLDEAGRPELPLLVKIAPDLADTDVDAVADLALELGLHGIIATNTTVSRAGLATGPEQVEAAGAGGLSGAPLKRRSLEVLKRLRARVGDRLLLIAVGGVETPQDAWERIRAGATLVQGYTGLVYGGPLWPRRIHKGLARLVREAGYATIAEAVGTDTDAAVPKGA
- a CDS encoding ABC-ATPase domain-containing protein, giving the protein MPARHGGREHRYGGRPDRGPRREQPEIRGRRDDRRLAEELRRMDGASYGRYKSLSGEWDFGDFTLTVERVQADPFAPPSRIGVRIPADVAGLPGDAWRSPVRRRATADHLVRRAHRVLKGARLRIDAGGQEVLDRAACQIHEGEVRLRLGIELPGHGRRIDARTAERELCERLPDAVDALMWDALDTEAATAFADTVEDAVALREQLPDLGLVAFVADGSVLPRRSGVSDLPMTGAAVPFASPESLRVTVKLPHRGEVSGLGVPEGITLIVGGGFHGKSTLLHALERGVYDHVPGDGRECVVTRADAVKIRAEEGRRVERTDVGAFVRNLPTGADTGDFSTENASGSTSQAANIAEALEAGSAALLVDEDTTATNLMIRDARMQALVHGDREPLTPFVDLVRPLHREHAVSTVLVMGGSGDYFDVADHVIMLDGYRPYDVTERARALAADRIDADFGVPAQRVVDPRSVDATARGRARIKRRDMDVLTFGESDIDVRNLAQLVDPSQVIGVGLALRTLAEEGLLDGRRTLAESLDELDARLGSAGVTALGRGYAGDYALPRRYEIAASLNRLRTLRVRELRRSQCAESLFR